CGATGATTGAGTTGAGCATATGCAGATTTCTGCGCTTCGCAGCAGTATATGCAATAGAGATTGACAGCCATGCGCCCTGAGCGCCCAGTGTGATGTTGAATAAATAGCCCAGATGCTTTCCAAAGCCTTCGCTGAACATTGCCCATGCCTTAAAGAAACCGTAGAATGCATCTGTTTCAGCCATTGTAGTATAATCCATGAATGGGAATGCCAGGATCAATGCAAATGATCCGATCATGATCAGTGGCAGGATGCTCATAAAAGCACCTGAAATAATCTGTAAGTGTTTGTTTCCGGCGATCACTCCAGCTATAGGAGTCATGAATTTTTCAAGGAAACTCGCCATTTTGTCTAAAAATTTTTTCATAAACTTCAGTGATTGCTCACTTTCTCCTTTCTTAATTATCTGTTAGTAATAGTGTGACAATTCTTTGCCAGTTGATTGCGCTTGTCAGATGATCCTGCGCATGTGTCATGATCAGTGTACTTGGGATGACCTGATCATTGACTTCATCTTGAATCAATTTTGTCTGAATTAGATGTGTCTTGTTTAATGCTTTGTTACCTTCCTCCAGTCTTTTCTTTGCTTCTTCTAAATTTCCGCTCTTGTAGTCAAGAACTGCATTATAGAAACAATCCATTGCATCACCTGCATAGGAAATTATTTCAAATGCCAATTGTATAACTTCGGCTCTTTCCACAAGCCACCTCCTTCTTACTTAAATGTTACTGATTATCAAAAATGCTTACAAACATCTTTTTTCCACCCACCCTGGAAAAACAGTATTTCAAAAAAAGACTATTCGTATTAATATTATTTTGCATATGTATGATTTAAAAGACAGAGAAAGACAAATCGTATTCTATCTGTATTCAAAGCCAAATACTTCTGCAAATACTATTTCGGCTATTTTTAATGTTTCAGATAAAACTATCAGAAATGATATTAAATCAATCAATAAAATCGTTGGCGTTCCATTAATAGTTTCAACCAATCAGGGCTTTCTTGTGAATGAGCAGTATTATGATCTGATCACTCAGATACCATTGACTTCCAATACCTACAATGAGCAGAATGAAATAATTTATTATCTGCTGTCGGAAGAGAAAAACAATATTTTTGAGCTTGCAGAGAAGATCAATCTGTCTGAAAACACTCTGATACTTCATCTGAACAATCTGAAGGAATTACTGAGCAGATACAATTTATCAATAGAAAGAAAAAACAATGATATTACTATAAATGGGCTAAGTTCCAGGAAAAGACAGATTTATATTGACAAGCTGATTGATGAAGCAGGTACTTCTTTCCAGGACATCAATATTTTCCAGAAATACTTTGACAACGTTGAGATTGAAACAGTAAAGCAGGAAGTGATAAGCATTTTAAATAAATACAATTATGGAATTTCAAAATTCTATTTCAACCACTTTCTACTCAACCTGTGTGTCATTCTGAATTTTGATTTCAATGATAATATCAAGTGCAGCACAATAATCAACAACAACGTCCTGAAGATAGCAAAAGATATCGACAGTACATTGAATACTTCCGATATGCCAAGAATAAATGAAATCTACAGTACTCTGTGTGGCGTACTGAATGTAAATGAAGATGCTCTTGATTCTCTGGAAGATGAAGTCAAACAGATCACAAGCAAGGTTTTCAATGATTTTTCAATAGATATCGACATAACGGATTTCTTGCATATTTTTTCACGTCATATCAACGATATGATCACCCGATGCAAGAACAACAATCCCGTCAATTATGACGGAGGCCTTTCAATAAAGGAATCATGCTTTTTCATATATGATGTCGCTGTAGCAATTGCCAAGGAAATAAGTGAAAAGCATAATAT
This genomic window from Solobacterium moorei contains:
- a CDS encoding PTS lactose/cellobiose transporter subunit IIA, with the translated sequence MERAEVIQLAFEIISYAGDAMDCFYNAVLDYKSGNLEEAKKRLEEGNKALNKTHLIQTKLIQDEVNDQVIPSTLIMTHAQDHLTSAINWQRIVTLLLTDN
- a CDS encoding BglG family transcription antiterminator, which translates into the protein MYDLKDRERQIVFYLYSKPNTSANTISAIFNVSDKTIRNDIKSINKIVGVPLIVSTNQGFLVNEQYYDLITQIPLTSNTYNEQNEIIYYLLSEEKNNIFELAEKINLSENTLILHLNNLKELLSRYNLSIERKNNDITINGLSSRKRQIYIDKLIDEAGTSFQDINIFQKYFDNVEIETVKQEVISILNKYNYGISKFYFNHFLLNLCVILNFDFNDNIKCSTIINNNVLKIAKDIDSTLNTSDMPRINEIYSTLCGVLNVNEDALDSLEDEVKQITSKVFNDFSIDIDITDFLHIFSRHINDMITRCKNNNPVNYDGGLSIKESCFFIYDVAVAIAKEISEKHNIFINEQEISLIAMHIGFLIENSIDSEVEENKIKIGLIAGLYIDKQNLIDKINKCVPHQTDVIVIDDLNNQSDLSLDFTISINFSEASSSLPNCHITPLFTRTDKLKLIDFSNRIMAMKKNNLFKKLFKLYFNEKNFFCDTCLDNSEDVIKFLTAELERQDIVNSEFCSSVLVREAIASTNIGNMYAIPHAMEFTANRTSMSIYINPKGIRWNDSEVKIVFLSAINKKNIKNLRLIYDFIIDTVSDQKKYSKLIQCKSISQFEEALFEFVF